A genome region from Prochlorococcus marinus CUG1417 includes the following:
- the lexA gene encoding transcriptional repressor LexA encodes METFSEDSLTPAQNELYGWIKDYMKEFQHSPSIRQMMQAMGLKSPAPIQSRLKHLQEKGYISWQEGKARTMQIVDEIIEGVPIMGSVAAGGLIETYSDVQENLDISDVLKNKNVFALTVNGDSMIDACIADGDMVLMEPIKDSYSLRNGMIVSALVPGLGTTLKYFVKRGNKIFLEAANTSYEPIELNLDEVVFQGKLLAVWRKV; translated from the coding sequence ATGGAAACTTTTTCGGAGGATAGTCTTACCCCGGCTCAAAATGAGCTTTATGGATGGATAAAAGATTATATGAAAGAATTTCAACATAGCCCATCTATCAGGCAGATGATGCAAGCTATGGGATTAAAATCTCCTGCCCCAATTCAAAGTCGCTTAAAACATTTACAAGAAAAAGGATATATTTCATGGCAAGAAGGTAAAGCAAGAACAATGCAAATAGTTGATGAAATTATAGAAGGAGTGCCAATTATGGGATCAGTCGCAGCTGGAGGTTTAATTGAAACTTATTCTGATGTTCAAGAAAATTTAGACATTTCTGATGTCTTGAAAAATAAAAATGTTTTTGCTCTTACAGTGAATGGAGATTCAATGATTGATGCTTGTATTGCAGATGGAGATATGGTGTTGATGGAACCAATTAAAGATTCTTATTCCCTTAGAAATGGAATGATTGTAAGTGCTCTCGTACCAGGTTTAGGTACAACTTTGAAATACTTTGTTAAGAGAGGGAATAAAATATTTTTAGAAGCTGCAAATACATCATATGAACCAATTGAATTAAATTTAGATGAAGTAGTCTTCCAGGGAAAACTATTAGCCGTATGGAGAAAAGTTTAA
- the ribD gene encoding bifunctional diaminohydroxyphosphoribosylaminopyrimidine deaminase/5-amino-6-(5-phosphoribosylamino)uracil reductase RibD encodes MSEKNLSHTKWMKRAIFLASLGKNTTSPNPRVGAVILDKNGNLISEGFHYKTGMPHAEAMAFDNLKKDAKGGTMYVNLEPCCHQGKTPPCVDKVISSGLKKVYISIKDPDKRVSGKGIKLLKEAGIQVYLGLCKKESLNLNKAFIHRNTTNKAFGVLKWAMSIDGRIALKNGKSKWISNDESRSLVHAFRAEFDAIIIGGNTLRRDNPLLTTRGSKEPEPLRVVFTKSLDLPSESNLWDCSKAKTLVIYDSSTANESYLPRIPKCVEVEKVSSDNPELISKILAKRGCNKVLWECGPSLATAAIKSNCIQEIITFIAPKILGGENSMNPFGDFEFKEMHEIINLSDSKFSLVGNDICVKSSFEN; translated from the coding sequence ATGTCTGAAAAAAATTTAAGCCATACAAAATGGATGAAAAGAGCAATCTTTTTAGCTTCTTTGGGCAAAAATACAACTAGTCCTAATCCTAGAGTGGGAGCTGTGATACTCGATAAGAATGGAAACCTAATTTCAGAAGGATTTCATTACAAGACTGGAATGCCCCATGCAGAGGCAATGGCTTTTGATAATTTAAAAAAAGATGCTAAAGGTGGAACAATGTATGTGAATCTTGAACCTTGTTGCCATCAAGGTAAAACACCTCCATGTGTAGATAAGGTGATATCCTCTGGGTTGAAAAAGGTATACATATCTATTAAAGACCCTGATAAAAGAGTCTCTGGTAAAGGTATTAAGCTTTTAAAAGAAGCTGGAATACAAGTTTACTTAGGATTATGTAAAAAAGAATCCTTAAATCTTAATAAGGCTTTCATTCATAGGAATACTACAAACAAGGCATTTGGTGTTCTTAAATGGGCAATGAGTATAGATGGAAGAATAGCTTTAAAAAATGGGAAAAGTAAATGGATTTCTAATGATGAATCAAGGTCATTAGTTCATGCTTTTAGAGCAGAATTTGATGCAATAATAATTGGGGGAAACACATTAAGAAGAGATAACCCATTATTGACCACTAGAGGTTCCAAAGAACCTGAGCCTTTGCGAGTTGTTTTCACAAAAAGTTTAGATCTCCCTTCAGAATCTAATCTTTGGGATTGTAGTAAGGCAAAAACTTTAGTTATTTATGATTCTTCCACAGCAAATGAAAGCTACCTCCCAAGGATTCCAAAATGTGTGGAAGTTGAAAAGGTGTCATCAGATAATCCAGAGTTAATTTCAAAAATACTTGCAAAAAGAGGATGTAATAAAGTGCTGTGGGAATGTGGCCCTAGTTTGGCTACCGCCGCTATCAAATCCAATTGTATTCAGGAAATTATCACCTTTATTGCACCAAAAATTTTAGGCGGAGAAAATAGTATGAATCCCTTTGGAGATTTTGAATTTAAAGAAATGCATGAAATTATTAATTTAAGTGATTCTAAGTTTAGTTTGGTTGGAAATGATATATGCGTTAAGAGTTCATTTGAAAATTAA
- the surE gene encoding 5'/3'-nucleotidase SurE: MKPLNILISNDDGVFAAGIRALAKSAQKRGHSVKVVCPDQERSATGHGLTLQSPLRVERADELFGEGIKAWGCSGTPADCVKLALSELLDNKPDLVLSGINHGPNLGTDIFCSGTVAAAMEGTLENVPSMAISVASFKWKNFEFAGEIAMNIAEQAINDSWPASLLLNLNIPPCEKSKIKELSWTRLSVRKYKNQFSKREDPRGDDYYWLAGEVVLDLKSKGYGPKNWPSDVSQIQDNKISLTPVEPDLFWRGNLEDLPKINNSFVNPS, from the coding sequence ATGAAACCGTTAAATATATTAATTAGCAACGATGATGGTGTTTTTGCAGCGGGAATAAGAGCCTTAGCAAAATCAGCACAAAAAAGAGGGCATTCGGTAAAAGTAGTATGTCCTGACCAAGAAAGATCAGCTACTGGTCACGGACTTACATTACAATCTCCATTAAGAGTGGAGAGAGCGGACGAATTATTTGGGGAAGGCATTAAAGCTTGGGGATGTTCGGGCACACCTGCAGATTGCGTCAAATTAGCACTATCTGAACTCTTGGATAATAAACCTGATTTGGTTCTATCTGGAATAAATCACGGTCCAAATTTAGGAACAGATATTTTTTGTTCAGGCACAGTAGCTGCGGCCATGGAAGGTACTTTAGAAAATGTTCCCTCCATGGCAATAAGTGTGGCTAGTTTTAAATGGAAGAATTTTGAATTTGCTGGAGAAATTGCAATGAATATTGCTGAACAAGCAATTAACGATAGTTGGCCAGCATCACTTCTATTAAATTTGAATATACCCCCTTGCGAGAAAAGCAAAATAAAAGAATTATCTTGGACAAGATTATCGGTAAGAAAATATAAAAATCAATTTTCAAAGAGAGAAGACCCAAGGGGTGATGATTACTATTGGTTAGCAGGTGAGGTAGTTTTAGATCTCAAATCAAAAGGTTATGGTCCTAAGAATTGGCCTAGTGATGTATCTCAAATACAAGATAATAAAATATCTCTTACACCTGTAGAACCAGATTTATTTTGGAGGGGTAATTTAGAAGACTTACCTAAAATTAATAATTCATTTGTAAATCCTTCTTAA
- a CDS encoding DUF3611 family protein, which produces MSDKIDFQSLSFGMRRIGWIRFWVQSILGVVVAAVLLFSNVVNNSEGQLGLAPGLSLTTISLILLLISLWQGWLIVRTGRAIASNARPSRGQTSKLIKRGLIVDLIGILFGLIGYQALMGALFIQASSQTTGQLITATSDIPITGLEILSVLSNTQVIAAHFFGLCFSLWLLRRIYK; this is translated from the coding sequence ATGTCTGACAAAATTGATTTTCAGTCCCTTTCATTTGGAATGCGGCGCATTGGATGGATACGCTTTTGGGTTCAATCCATTTTAGGTGTTGTTGTTGCAGCTGTTTTGCTTTTTTCAAATGTAGTAAATAATAGCGAAGGACAGCTTGGCTTGGCGCCTGGGCTATCACTTACAACAATATCTTTGATCTTACTACTTATTAGTCTTTGGCAAGGTTGGCTAATAGTTAGAACAGGAAGAGCAATCGCAAGCAACGCAAGACCCTCAAGAGGACAAACCAGTAAATTAATAAAAAGAGGTCTAATAGTTGATTTAATAGGGATTTTGTTTGGATTAATTGGATATCAAGCTCTTATGGGCGCATTATTTATACAAGCATCATCTCAGACGACTGGACAATTAATAACAGCGACATCTGATATCCCAATTACTGGACTTGAAATATTATCAGTTCTCAGTAACACACAAGTTATTGCTGCTCATTTTTTTGGACTTTGCTTTTCTTTATGGCTTTTAAGAAGGATTTACAAATGA
- the cbiE gene encoding precorrin-6y C5,15-methyltransferase (decarboxylating) subunit CbiE, with amino-acid sequence MTEVNRKIHVIGINSYKFEDLSFKLQNLFLETENIAVPNTYFEQIKSWSENGLLKKKSFFSSKSNNELLNWLRSQKTDVILISRGDPLWFGIGRILLENFSKDELSFYPSNTCIQLAFSKLKIPWQDTVNLSMHGRDSTKLVEALKARTPSISIITDSNNNTLEIIKKNLSELNLIDFYDFWLFEEIGFDKEKIRQLNLKESFPADISSLNIVVLTKTKKNYSNDNLPLFGISDHILKTFDDRPNLFTKREVRVQILADLELPKNGVIWDVGAGCGSIGLEALKLRPDLDLFCFDKRIGSKSLVLENSKRLCVKPKFIFEEDINNILNTRNLSAFEKPNRLIIGGCDKETKLQIIKKLATGMCIGDIIVIPIIDVQTIKELKEELEDKNFKTNLNLIQTYKSLSISEGIRLEPNNPVFLLKGKK; translated from the coding sequence ATGACTGAAGTTAATAGAAAAATTCATGTAATTGGGATTAATTCTTATAAATTTGAGGATCTATCTTTCAAATTACAAAATTTATTTTTAGAAACAGAAAATATTGCAGTTCCAAATACATATTTTGAACAAATTAAATCATGGAGCGAAAATGGTTTATTAAAAAAGAAATCATTTTTTTCAAGCAAAAGTAATAACGAACTTCTTAACTGGCTTAGATCTCAAAAAACTGATGTTATTTTAATTTCCAGAGGAGATCCGCTTTGGTTTGGAATTGGGAGAATATTATTAGAAAATTTTTCAAAAGATGAATTAAGTTTTTACCCTTCAAATACTTGCATTCAATTAGCATTTAGTAAGTTAAAGATTCCGTGGCAAGATACTGTTAATTTAAGTATGCATGGCAGAGACTCTACCAAGTTAGTTGAAGCTCTTAAAGCAAGGACTCCAAGCATATCTATTATTACAGATTCAAATAATAATACTTTAGAAATAATCAAAAAAAACTTATCAGAATTAAATCTGATTGACTTCTATGATTTTTGGCTCTTCGAAGAAATAGGTTTCGACAAAGAAAAGATTAGACAATTAAATCTTAAAGAATCATTTCCCGCTGATATATCAAGTTTGAATATTGTTGTTCTTACAAAAACGAAGAAAAATTACTCAAATGATAATCTCCCTCTTTTCGGAATCAGTGACCACATTTTAAAGACTTTTGATGATAGACCAAATTTATTTACTAAAAGGGAGGTTCGCGTTCAAATCTTGGCTGATTTAGAGCTCCCTAAAAATGGTGTAATCTGGGATGTAGGAGCAGGTTGTGGGTCAATTGGTTTAGAGGCATTAAAATTAAGGCCTGATTTAGATTTATTTTGTTTTGATAAAAGGATTGGTTCAAAGTCATTAGTACTAGAAAACTCAAAAAGGCTTTGTGTTAAACCAAAATTTATTTTTGAAGAAGACATAAATAATATATTGAATACGAGAAATTTAAGTGCTTTTGAAAAACCTAATAGATTAATAATTGGAGGATGTGATAAAGAGACTAAACTTCAAATTATTAAAAAACTGGCTACAGGTATGTGTATTGGAGATATTATCGTTATCCCAATAATTGACGTTCAAACTATTAAAGAATTAAAAGAGGAATTAGAAGATAAAAATTTTAAAACAAATTTAAATTTAATTCAGACCTATAAAAGCTTAAGTATCTCTGAGGGAATAAGATTAGAACCAAATAATCCTGTTTTTCTATTAAAAGGGAAAAAATAA
- the pheS gene encoding phenylalanine--tRNA ligase subunit alpha → MSQIESLSQIEEKLNNLSLTAKNNINNANTHEELDQLRVSLLGKKGELSILLKKMGQLSATDRPIIGQKANKIKINLQELITDRKNQLNIEALDKKIKSEKIDVTIPSIGTPPGNKHPLISTQDEIIDIFCGLGYSVESGPEIETDFYNFESLNIPKNHPARDMQDTFYLDENRLLRTHTSPVQIRFLEKNPPPVRIIAPGRVYRRDAVDATHSPVFNQVEVLCIDQDINFSHLRGTVLTFLKTFFGDIPVRFRASYFPFTEPSAEVDVQWKGKWLEVMGCGMVDPKVLERLGIDSEKWTGFAAGLGVERFCMVRHQIDDIRKFYTNDLRFLEQF, encoded by the coding sequence GTGAGTCAGATTGAATCATTAAGTCAAATTGAGGAAAAACTAAATAATCTTTCTCTAACAGCAAAAAATAATATAAATAATGCTAATACTCATGAAGAACTTGATCAATTAAGAGTTTCATTGTTAGGAAAAAAAGGCGAATTATCGATTCTCTTGAAAAAAATGGGTCAATTATCTGCTACTGATAGACCAATTATTGGCCAGAAGGCAAATAAAATAAAGATAAATTTGCAAGAATTAATAACTGATAGAAAAAATCAACTAAATATTGAAGCCCTAGACAAAAAGATTAAATCTGAAAAAATTGATGTAACTATCCCTTCAATTGGAACCCCTCCTGGAAATAAACATCCTTTAATTTCAACTCAAGATGAAATAATAGATATTTTTTGTGGTTTAGGATACTCAGTTGAAAGTGGTCCTGAAATAGAAACTGATTTTTACAATTTTGAATCTCTCAATATACCCAAAAATCATCCTGCAAGAGATATGCAGGATACTTTTTATTTAGATGAAAATAGACTTTTAAGGACCCATACTTCTCCTGTTCAGATTAGGTTCTTAGAGAAAAATCCTCCTCCAGTCAGAATTATTGCCCCTGGAAGAGTGTATAGAAGAGATGCTGTAGATGCTACTCATTCTCCTGTATTTAATCAGGTTGAGGTTTTATGCATAGATCAAGATATTAATTTTAGTCATCTAAGAGGAACTGTTCTTACATTTTTGAAGACCTTTTTTGGAGATATTCCTGTCAGATTTAGAGCTAGTTATTTCCCATTTACTGAACCTTCGGCAGAAGTAGATGTTCAATGGAAAGGTAAATGGTTAGAAGTAATGGGATGCGGAATGGTAGATCCAAAGGTCTTAGAAAGATTAGGAATAGATTCCGAGAAATGGACCGGTTTCGCTGCTGGATTAGGAGTTGAAAGATTTTGCATGGTAAGACACCAAATTGACGACATCAGAAAATTTTATACAAATGATCTTAGATTCTTAGAACAGTTCTAA
- a CDS encoding UDP-glucuronic acid decarboxylase family protein: protein MDKNIRNLITGGSGFLGSHLAKKLLDRGEEVICLDNFFTGTKKNIKELFKYQNFEFIRHDVTEPIKLEVDNIWHLACPASPIHYQYNPIKTTKTSFIGTYNMLGLAKRVGAKILLASTSEVYGDPKEHPQKESYTGSVNTTGIRSCYDEGKRVAETLCADYQRVHGVEVRIMRIFNTYGPNMRFDDGRVISNFIVQALKDQKITLYGDGTQTRSFCYVDDLINGMILLMNSNYNHPINIGNPNEFSIKELANLVRTLINPNLEFEYKKLPHDDPKQRQPSIQLAKELLNWEPEIELKDGLLKTIDWFKNNL from the coding sequence ATGGATAAAAATATTAGAAATTTAATTACAGGAGGTTCTGGATTTCTTGGTTCACATCTTGCTAAAAAATTACTAGATAGAGGGGAAGAAGTTATATGTTTAGATAATTTCTTTACAGGAACAAAAAAAAACATTAAAGAGTTATTCAAATATCAAAATTTTGAGTTTATTAGACATGATGTCACCGAACCAATAAAACTTGAAGTGGACAATATATGGCATTTAGCATGTCCTGCTTCACCTATTCATTACCAATATAATCCAATTAAAACCACCAAAACTAGTTTTATTGGCACTTATAATATGCTCGGTTTAGCAAAAAGAGTAGGGGCCAAAATATTATTAGCAAGCACAAGTGAAGTTTATGGAGACCCAAAAGAACATCCACAAAAAGAATCTTACACAGGATCAGTAAACACAACTGGGATAAGAAGCTGTTACGACGAAGGGAAAAGAGTTGCTGAAACTTTATGTGCAGATTATCAAAGAGTTCACGGAGTGGAAGTAAGAATAATGAGAATTTTTAATACTTATGGGCCAAATATGAGGTTTGACGACGGAAGAGTAATAAGCAATTTTATAGTTCAGGCATTAAAAGATCAAAAAATAACTCTTTATGGAGATGGAACTCAGACTAGATCCTTTTGTTATGTGGACGATTTAATAAATGGGATGATTCTCCTTATGAATAGTAATTATAATCATCCAATTAATATTGGGAATCCTAATGAATTTTCAATAAAAGAATTAGCCAATTTGGTAAGAACTTTGATAAATCCAAATTTAGAATTTGAATATAAAAAGCTACCACATGATGATCCAAAACAAAGACAGCCCTCCATTCAATTAGCCAAAGAATTATTAAATTGGGAACCTGAAATTGAATTAAAAGATGGATTATTAAAAACCATAGATTGGTTCAAAAATAATCTGTAG
- a CDS encoding DUF3122 domain-containing protein codes for MKKITRSNKNIFLKGILPLLLLLSFIFNPLKVSAEVVETEINGELMNASTEFLRDLDFETWQLVAYKSPLFEDKLILRVIGYPGNLRIDHPTNLRVESGIKEWLLDDKTLLNFELANDGRQAAAEFDLDELIKNLDKNRPLRLSLSGVFSELPVPPFVVKEWRSIN; via the coding sequence ATGAAGAAAATTACAAGATCAAATAAAAATATTTTTTTAAAAGGAATATTACCTTTACTTTTACTACTATCCTTTATTTTTAACCCATTAAAAGTATCTGCAGAAGTTGTAGAAACAGAAATAAATGGGGAATTAATGAATGCCAGCACTGAATTTTTAAGGGACTTGGATTTTGAAACTTGGCAATTAGTAGCTTATAAATCCCCTCTTTTTGAAGATAAATTGATTTTGAGAGTGATAGGATACCCAGGAAATCTCAGGATTGATCATCCCACTAACTTGAGGGTTGAATCTGGGATAAAAGAGTGGCTTTTAGATGATAAAACATTACTTAATTTTGAATTAGCAAATGATGGAAGACAAGCTGCTGCAGAATTTGATCTTGATGAATTGATTAAAAATTTAGATAAAAATAGACCATTAAGATTATCTTTGTCAGGAGTTTTTTCTGAGTTACCTGTTCCTCCTTTTGTAGTTAAAGAATGGAGATCAATAAACTGA
- the argF gene encoding ornithine carbamoyltransferase — protein sequence MLKPNKLANNNFLSSLDLSTDEVFHILDLANNFKNKKISVDLKNKVLGLIFEKSSTRTRVSFQVAMSRLGGTTIDLDPTTSQIGRGEPIKDTARVLSRYCDAIAIRTFDHSNLEEYAKWSTKPVINALTDLEHPCQALADFLTIHEEFLDFKDVVLTFIGDGNNVANSLILCGALLGVEVRIACPRGYEPNSLVVKKAYEIYKNKDLLKITNDPNTAVCGANVLYTDVWSSMGQEDKKEEKDKIFSGFSIDNDLVSKAEKEAIILHCLPAYRSKEITDEVFESKRNRIFDQAENRLHAQQALLSCLLI from the coding sequence ATGCTTAAACCAAATAAGCTTGCTAATAATAATTTCCTATCAAGCTTGGATTTATCAACTGATGAGGTTTTTCATATTTTAGATCTTGCAAATAATTTTAAGAATAAAAAAATAAGTGTTGATCTTAAAAATAAAGTTTTAGGATTGATATTTGAAAAGTCATCAACACGCACAAGAGTTAGTTTTCAAGTTGCCATGTCAAGGCTTGGTGGAACTACTATTGACCTCGATCCAACAACATCGCAAATTGGAAGGGGCGAGCCAATTAAGGATACTGCAAGAGTTCTGAGTAGATATTGTGATGCTATCGCGATTAGAACTTTTGATCATTCAAATTTAGAGGAATATGCAAAGTGGTCTACTAAGCCAGTTATTAATGCACTTACAGATTTAGAGCATCCATGCCAGGCCTTAGCTGACTTTTTAACGATTCATGAGGAATTTCTCGATTTTAAAGATGTAGTTTTGACATTTATAGGTGATGGGAATAATGTCGCAAATTCTCTTATTTTATGTGGGGCATTATTAGGAGTAGAAGTTAGAATTGCATGCCCTAGAGGTTATGAACCTAACTCTCTGGTGGTCAAAAAAGCATATGAAATATATAAAAATAAGGACTTATTGAAAATTACTAATGATCCTAATACGGCTGTTTGTGGTGCGAACGTTCTTTATACAGATGTTTGGTCATCTATGGGGCAAGAAGATAAAAAAGAAGAGAAAGACAAAATTTTCAGCGGATTTTCTATTGATAATGATTTAGTATCTAAAGCTGAAAAAGAGGCAATCATTCTTCATTGCCTTCCTGCGTATAGATCTAAAGAAATAACTGATGAGGTTTTTGAAAGTAAAAGAAATAGAATTTTTGATCAAGCAGAAAATAGATTGCATGCTCAACAAGCACTTTTATCTTGCCTACTGATATAA
- the ftsH gene encoding ATP-dependent zinc metalloprotease FtsH: MPIRQDDNQPNRKFGIVNIILIGVGALLLFSSLFPNQNMQIPRVPYSLFIDQVNDGEVKRAYITQEQIRYELNGAEEGAPSVLATTPIFDMDLPQRLESKGVEFAAAPPKKPNFFSTILSWVVPPLIFILVLQFFARRSMGGGGAQGALSFTKSKAKVYVPDDESKVTFADVAGVDEAKDELTEIVDFLKRPERYTEIGARIPKGVLLVGPPGTGKTLLSKAVAGEAEVPFFIISGSEFVELFVGAGAARVRDLFEQAKKKAPCIIFIDELDAIGKSRSGSMGVVGGNDEREQTLNQLLTEMDGFSSTDKPVIVLAATNQPEVLDAALLRPGRFDRQVLVDRPDLSGRKTILEIYTKKVKLAESIDLESIAQATSGFAGADLANMVNEAALLAARAKRKSVEQQDLSEAIERVVAGLEKKSRVLQDDEKKVVAYHEVGHAIVGHLMPGGSKVAKISIVPRGMSALGYTLQLPTEERFLNSKEELKGQIATLLGGRSAEEVVFGKITTGASNDLQRATDIAEQMVGTFGMSDILGPLAYDKQGGGQFLGNGNNPRRSVSDATAQAIDKEVRDLVDDAHETALNILRNNLPLLESISQKILQEEVIEGEDLKTLLAESKMPA, from the coding sequence ATGCCAATAAGACAAGATGATAATCAACCTAATAGAAAGTTTGGAATTGTAAATATCATTTTGATAGGAGTAGGTGCCTTACTATTATTCAGCAGCCTTTTCCCTAATCAAAATATGCAAATCCCTAGAGTTCCTTACTCTTTATTTATTGATCAGGTAAATGATGGCGAAGTTAAGCGTGCGTATATTACTCAAGAACAAATTAGGTATGAGTTGAATGGGGCAGAAGAGGGAGCTCCCTCTGTCTTGGCAACAACTCCAATCTTTGATATGGACCTTCCTCAAAGATTAGAAAGTAAAGGAGTGGAATTCGCAGCAGCCCCTCCCAAGAAGCCTAATTTCTTCTCAACTATCCTAAGCTGGGTTGTACCACCTTTGATTTTTATACTTGTTTTGCAATTCTTCGCTAGAAGAAGTATGGGTGGAGGAGGAGCGCAAGGCGCTTTAAGTTTTACCAAAAGTAAAGCTAAGGTTTATGTCCCAGACGATGAATCCAAGGTTACTTTTGCTGATGTTGCTGGTGTAGATGAAGCAAAAGACGAACTAACCGAAATTGTCGATTTTTTAAAGAGACCAGAAAGATATACAGAAATAGGAGCTCGCATACCCAAGGGTGTACTTCTTGTTGGACCTCCAGGTACAGGAAAGACTCTTCTTTCTAAAGCTGTAGCTGGAGAAGCTGAAGTTCCTTTCTTTATTATTTCTGGTTCTGAATTTGTTGAACTTTTTGTAGGTGCAGGTGCGGCAAGAGTAAGAGATTTATTTGAGCAAGCAAAGAAAAAAGCTCCATGTATAATTTTTATTGACGAATTAGATGCAATCGGTAAAAGCCGTTCTGGGTCAATGGGGGTAGTTGGTGGTAATGACGAAAGGGAACAAACCCTAAATCAGTTACTTACTGAAATGGATGGTTTTTCTTCAACCGATAAGCCAGTAATTGTTTTAGCGGCGACAAACCAGCCAGAAGTCCTTGATGCTGCTTTATTGAGACCAGGGAGATTTGATAGGCAAGTTTTAGTCGATAGACCAGATCTCTCTGGAAGAAAGACAATTCTTGAAATTTATACAAAAAAAGTCAAACTTGCTGAATCTATAGATTTAGAATCAATTGCACAAGCTACTAGTGGTTTCGCAGGAGCTGACTTAGCCAATATGGTAAACGAAGCTGCTTTATTGGCCGCAAGAGCTAAAAGAAAGAGTGTTGAACAACAAGATTTAAGTGAAGCTATTGAAAGAGTAGTTGCTGGTTTAGAAAAGAAAAGTAGGGTTTTACAAGATGATGAGAAGAAAGTCGTTGCGTATCATGAAGTTGGCCATGCAATTGTTGGTCATCTTATGCCTGGAGGCTCAAAAGTTGCAAAGATTTCGATTGTACCGAGAGGAATGAGTGCGCTTGGTTATACTCTTCAATTACCAACTGAAGAGAGATTTTTGAATTCCAAAGAAGAACTTAAAGGTCAAATAGCTACACTTCTTGGAGGGAGATCTGCTGAAGAAGTTGTCTTTGGAAAAATTACGACTGGAGCTTCAAACGATTTACAAAGAGCAACTGATATAGCGGAACAAATGGTTGGTACATTTGGAATGAGTGATATTCTTGGCCCCCTTGCTTACGATAAACAAGGAGGAGGTCAGTTTTTAGGAAATGGAAATAATCCAAGAAGATCTGTTAGTGATGCCACTGCTCAAGCAATTGATAAAGAGGTTAGAGATTTAGTTGATGATGCTCATGAAACTGCCCTTAACATTTTGAGGAACAATTTGCCTCTTCTTGAGTCTATTTCTCAAAAAATTCTTCAAGAGGAAGTGATAGAAGGGGAGGATCTTAAAACTCTCTTAGCAGAGAGTAAAATGCCTGCATAG
- a CDS encoding NAD(+) kinase → MSRKAGLIINDGKELAVQTACSVEKKLEESNYEVVRVSSSGGMVGFANPDQHVRPLGYKNCVPEGFDSSMEFAIVLGGDGTVLSAARQTAPAKIPILTINTGHLGFLAEAYLSNIDEAIDKIISGNWDIEERTCFIISVMRNDQRRWESLCLNEMALHREPLTSMCHFEISIGRHAPVDISADGVILSTPTGSTAYSLSAGGPVITPDCPVVQLTPIAPHSLASRALVFNDSEPVTVFPATPERLVMVVDGNAGCYVWPEDRVLIRKSKHSVKFIRLEDHEFFQVLRNKLGWGLPHVAKPNK, encoded by the coding sequence TTGTCACGTAAAGCAGGACTAATAATTAATGATGGGAAAGAACTTGCCGTTCAAACTGCATGTTCTGTTGAGAAAAAATTGGAAGAATCAAATTATGAAGTCGTAAGAGTTAGTAGTTCCGGTGGAATGGTTGGATTTGCTAATCCTGATCAACATGTTCGTCCTTTGGGATATAAGAACTGTGTTCCCGAGGGGTTCGACTCGTCAATGGAATTTGCAATTGTTCTTGGCGGAGATGGAACCGTGCTTTCTGCGGCAAGGCAAACAGCTCCCGCTAAAATACCAATCCTTACAATAAATACTGGTCATTTAGGTTTTCTTGCAGAAGCTTATTTATCAAATATTGATGAAGCAATAGATAAAATCATTTCTGGAAATTGGGATATTGAAGAAAGAACTTGCTTTATTATTAGTGTAATGAGGAATGATCAGAGGAGATGGGAGTCTCTCTGTCTTAATGAAATGGCTCTTCATCGAGAGCCTCTAACAAGTATGTGCCATTTTGAGATTTCTATAGGCCGACATGCTCCTGTCGATATTTCAGCTGATGGAGTTATTTTATCTACTCCAACTGGATCTACAGCATATTCTCTAAGTGCTGGAGGACCAGTTATTACACCTGATTGCCCAGTGGTGCAATTAACTCCAATAGCTCCTCATTCATTGGCATCAAGAGCATTAGTTTTTAATGATTCAGAGCCAGTAACTGTTTTTCCCGCAACACCTGAAAGACTTGTAATGGTTGTGGATGGAAATGCTGGTTGTTATGTTTGGCCTGAAGATAGGGTTTTAATAAGAAAAAGTAAACACTCAGTGAAGTTTATTAGACTTGAAGATCATGAATTTTTCCAAGTTTTAAGAAATAAACTAGGCTGGGGTTTACCCCATGTGGCTAAACCTAACAAATAA